A region of the Passer domesticus isolate bPasDom1 chromosome Z, bPasDom1.hap1, whole genome shotgun sequence genome:
TCTCGGGCTTGGGGCCGCTGCCGGTGTACAGGAACCTCCTGACCCCAAAGGGCTTCAGGCGCCGGGCCACTGCCTGTCCTAGGAGCGagggaggcaggggctggctgccGTGGCTCGCAgcaccccaggcagcagcacctgcagcctctgaggggctgcagcagcgggACCAGCCCTGCCCGGCTGTGCGGCGGGGCTGGGGACGTTCTGCTCTGGAAAGGGGCCATGCACCCCGGCCCCgtggctgccctgggagcaaggacagcaggggctgctgcctgctggcaaAGTCCACGGCTGGATGGGGCCCAGTGTCCCAGGGTGGACTTTGCCACCATGTTTGTGCAACTGGGGAGGCAGGgattgcagcagggctgggggtggtggCAGCACTTGGCACCTGGGGCAgcggagctgctggcagaggctctgcaggctgccctcgctgtgctcacacagctcaGCACCAGGCCACCACCTCGGCTGAGccacagagcccagcctgggctggaaaCTCTGGAATTCCAGCCCTCCCACCGCCAGCAGGGGCCCAGGCTGAGGGCGAGGCTGCAAGCCCACCGTGCCACTGCTGAgacacagggctgagccctgagctgcccttACCAATCCTGCCCAGCCCGATGATGCCCACGGTGCTGTCGGACAGGCCGTGCCCACACATCCACAGGGGCTTCCAGGTGGTCCAGCCGCcgctgccagggacacagggacagggaacgCTCAGAGCCCAGCCCATGTGCTTGGTGTGCGCTGCATGaacccctggccctggcccCTGGTCACCAACCCCTGGTCACCAGCCCACTGTCACAGCACTGGCCTCTTGTCACCAGCCCATTGTCACAtccctggccacagccccttGTCACCAGTCtgtgtggcacagccccagccccttgttacaaccctggcacagcctggctggtcCCTTGTCACCAGCCCCTTGTCACCAGCctgtgtgtcacagccctggccccagaCCCTTGTCACCAGCCCTGGCTGGTCCCTGGTCACCATCCTGCATGTTccagccctgtcccatcccGTGTGTCCCATCCCGTGTGTCCCATCCCGTGTGTCCCATCCCgtgtgtcccagccccatcccagtcctgtcccagccctgtcccagcccttgtcccagccctgtcccagccccgtcccagccctgtcccatcctTGTCCCAGTCTTGTCCCATCCCGTGTGTCCCATCTCGCgtgtcccagccctgtctgGTCCCTGGTCACCATCCTGCGTGTCCCaaccccatcccagccccatcccagctctgtcccagccctgtcccatcccgtgtgtcccagccccatcccatccccgtCCCATCCCcgtcccagccctgtcccagccctgtcccagcccctgtcccatcccgtGTGTCCCATCCCGTGTGTCCCATCCCGTGTGTCCCATCCCgtgtgtcccagccctgtcccatccttgtcccagcccctgtcccatcccgtGTGTCCCATCCTGCgtgtcccagccctgtctgGTCCCTGGTCACCATCCTGCGTGTCCCAACCccgtcccagccccatcccagctctgtcccatccccgtcccagccctgtcccatcccgtgtgtcccagccccatcccagccccatcccagccctgtcccagccccgtcccagccccatcccagtcctgtcccagtcctgtcccatcCCGTGTGTCCCATCCCgtgtgtcccagccccatcccagccccgtCCCAGCCCCGTCCCTCCCTCACCTGCGGACCTGCTCGGCGGCCTCGGGCAGGCGGCGGCAGGcggccagcagcagggccacgGACAGCTCGGCGGTGGCGTCGGTCAGCACCTCGGGGGTGTACCCCACGCGGATCCCCCTGCCACCAGAGCGGGCTgggggcagccccggctgctGCCCTGCCGGCCCGCCCGGCTGCCAGCGCTGTCCCGTGCCCGGGACACCCCTCAGCCCCCCTGCCAcccctgagggctgcagggctgaccCCAGCCCACCCCTGAGAGCCCACCTGGCAACGGGGACCAGCGGGGCGTGGGCGTGCCGGGGAGGGGGTCCCCAGCtgggggcagggcaggggggacagAAGGGGCAGCGGGGGTCAGAGCAGGGGGGGGTCAGAGCAGGGCAGGCGAGGGGCAGCTCGGTCATTTACCGCTTCTTGATCtcgtccagggccaggtggtcGAAGCCCACGGACAGCGTGCTGATGACCTTCAGGCCGGGCCCTGCGAGGCACGAGGGGCAATGCCGTGCCTGTCCCGGGGCACggccagggaggcaggagggagcagggtccctggggacagccggcaggggagcaggggtcccggggcacggccgggggagcaggggcagagggagcaggggtcccggggcacggccggggggggagcagggggacagcaggggtcccggggcagggcagggcagggcagcagggtcCCGGGGtacagctggggcagcaggggtcccggggcagggcagggcagcagggtcTCGCACGCACCGGCGGCGTCCAGCACCTCGCGGTCGATGCGGTCcgagagcaggcagagcagcccgCTCGTCCCCGCCACGCCCGCCAGCAGCTCGGCCCGCGGCACCGGCTCCTCCGAGTCCCACTGCTGCACGCGGCACCTGCGGCACCGGCCCGTCACACACCGGCACCGGGAACCACCGGGAcacaccggcaccggcaccgggaacCACCGGCTCCGGCACCGGGAGCCGCCGCGGCCCGCGCTCACCCGCTGGCCTGGGACAGCACCCGCAGCCCCTCGGCCGGGATCCGCCGCGTCACGAACACCGACATGGCCCGTGCCACCGCCACCGCCACCGCCGGGACAGCCGCGAGCCCTCGGAGCGGCCCGGGACCGCGGGAACAGGCCGGGAACAGCGGGCAGCCCCTGGCGGCCCCGGCACACCGGAACAGCGCGGGCACACCGGaaccgcccgcccgccgctggGGCCGCTCCGCCCCGGCCCGCCTGCTGCCCGCCCTGCGCCCGGCGCCGGGCCCCGCGGGCCCGTCACGGACGGGTGTGACCGCACACCCACAGGTGTGCCAGGCACGGATAGGTGTGACCGTACACAGACAGGTGTGACCGTACAGAGACAGGTGTGACCGGACATGGATAGGGGTGACCAGACACGGGCAGGTGTGCCATGCACAGACAGGTGTGCCATGCACAGACAGgtgtgccaggcacagacaggtGTGACTGTACACAGACAGGTGTGACCGGACACCGACAGGTGTGCCAAGCATGGACAGGTGTGCCATGCACGGACAGGTGTGCCATACATGGGCAGGTGTGCCATGCACAGGTGTGCCATGCACGGACAGGTGTGCCATACATGGGCAGGTGTGCCATACACGGACAGGTGTGCCATGAACAGGTGTGCCATGCACGGACAGGTGTGCCATACATGGGCAGGTGTGCCATACACGGACAGGTGTGCCATGAACAGGTGTGCCATGCACGGACAGGTGTGCCATGAACGGACAGGTGTGCCGTGCACGGACAGGTGTGCCATGAACAGACAGGTGTGCCATGCACGGACAGATGTGCCATGAACAGACAGGTGTgatcagacacagacaggtgtgCCATGCACGGACAGATGTGCCATGCATGGGCAGGTGTGACCGCACACGGGCAGGTGTGCCATGCACAGACAGGTGTGCAATCCACGTGCAGGTGTGCACATTCCTGCACACACGCACCATCAGTGGCTCCTTTGGTGAATCCCCCCAGCCTCTGGTGGCAGCTTTGGGGCACCCCACAGGCTGTGGGTGGGTCAGCTGCCCCCTCTCGCTGGGCTGTGGGACTCTGCTCGCTAATTAACCCAGATTTCAGTTCTCTGATCTGAGCaggttctgtgctgcaggtgcgGGGCAGGGGCGCCCAGGTGAGCTCGGTAGGtaacagagctgtgctgcctctTGGAGCGGGCACAGAGGCACACAGGTAGGGGTGACACACCTGTGGAGAGGGGAGGTGCAGTCTGAGGTACACACACCAGGATGTTGCTCCGCGTGGGGTTCAttctgctgctccaggtggGATTTCCTTTATCGTGGTGTAACATCAGCACGCTGCCAGATTATGCCAGCAGAATTGGCTTTATTTGTCAATAACTGCCTGAAAGTTTGCTTTGTGCTGCCGAGCTGGGTGTCATTCGAGCTGACAGCTTATCTGCCCCCTGATCAGTGTGGGTTAGTGTGGGAGTACCTGCTCTGCAGTGTGACACCTCCAGGCTCTCCCGTTCCCCAGGGTTGTGGTGCAGCCACCCCCAGACACCCCAGCAAGCTctgggccagtgctcccagtgcctcctgaGGGAGGAGTCCCCCGGAGCAGGGTTATTTGCCAAACAAAGCGCACAATTCTGGCCACAAGGTGTTTTTGTCCATTAGACCCATCCCTTGTTTCCCACTTTGGGGGTTTCTGGGTAAAAGCACACTCATGTGTAAATGCCTGATTCTGTTGTGGTTTGTTGCAGGCAGACCTGACCCTGGGACACTGGGAACATTTCCAGGagggctggaagagagggagaggagtgGGTGGTGGGACACGCAGTgcactgccacctccctgccccCAGGTGAGGCTGCCTCACCTCCACacgctcctggccctgctgctgccaaggggaaggactgcagagcagggaatgcCAGCCTCTCTGGTGCCTCTGGGGTttgagcagtgccagggagggacaggagaagCCACCAGCCTTGCCTCTCTGGAGGGAACCCCCCCGGCACAGAGGGCAGCTCCCGGGGGATGCAACAGCGTGG
Encoded here:
- the GRHPR gene encoding glyoxylate reductase/hydroxypyruvate reductase, producing MSVFVTRRIPAEGLRVLSQASGCRVQQWDSEEPVPRAELLAGVAGTSGLLCLLSDRIDREVLDAAGPGLKVISTLSVGFDHLALDEIKKRGIRVGYTPEVLTDATAELSVALLLAACRRLPEAAEQVRSGGWTTWKPLWMCGHGLSDSTVGIIGLGRIGQAVARRLKPFGVRRFLYTGSGPKPESAAEFGAEFVPLARLAEESDFVVVTCALTPATQGMCNKDFFGRMKKTAVFVNTSRGAVVNQEDLYEALAQGQIAAAGLDVTTPEPLPTDHPLLSLRNCVVLPHIGSATYATRSTMAVLAAQNLLAGLRGEPMPHELHL